Proteins from a single region of Rhodospirillales bacterium:
- a CDS encoding oligosaccharide flippase family protein, with protein sequence MSFDSKEIPFSHKIANGGSLTIAGKLVCRCLDLITLAILSRLLSPADFGLTALAMTSVIIAETVTSLPLAAALLRVSKPSRAMYDTAFTLAFLRGVLLAVVLSALGFVMMYIYNEPRLVALVAALSIAPILRGLLSPRMVDYMREMNFMPEAGIEIAGKTAALVASCAVAFSTHSYWAIAVSTITTPFVMNLLSYRAAPYRPRFCLSEWVLFKNYVGWNSLTQLIGALKWQMDKLLLGYFVPKATLGQYTMASDLNNIPLQSIVVPLKRPVLASYSARGVRPPEELMKTYLKTSNAMLAFAGPVFVGLALLAVPAVYLVLGPKWEEAGSLLQWIAIAALLTLPVINLDQLALALDEARMLTWRTVLEFCVAVPLLFFGCVTYGVMGVVGARIIGGLFTVLISMEAVRKLIGCSFACQIMVLQRTVFALFLMGGSLWFLRPLVIMDDSVIALAFSLAGVGLGGLLFYIVSIAIFWRLAGYPAGIEAVVWGKGENILSQMKKRLVS encoded by the coding sequence ATGTCTTTTGACTCAAAAGAAATACCTTTTTCCCACAAAATTGCGAATGGCGGGTCTCTGACCATCGCGGGAAAACTTGTGTGCCGCTGTCTGGACCTTATTACTCTGGCTATTCTTTCGCGTCTGCTCAGCCCGGCTGACTTTGGCCTGACCGCGCTGGCTATGACATCGGTTATTATTGCAGAAACTGTGACGTCTCTTCCTTTGGCTGCTGCTTTGTTACGTGTTTCAAAACCAAGCCGGGCTATGTATGACACGGCTTTTACCCTTGCCTTTTTACGCGGTGTTTTGTTGGCAGTCGTTTTGAGCGCATTGGGATTTGTCATGATGTATATTTATAATGAACCCCGGCTGGTGGCTTTGGTGGCAGCCTTGTCTATCGCTCCCATTTTGCGGGGTCTTCTTAGTCCCCGCATGGTCGATTATATGCGGGAGATGAATTTTATGCCGGAAGCCGGCATTGAAATTGCGGGGAAAACCGCTGCACTTGTTGCTTCCTGTGCGGTGGCTTTTTCCACCCATTCTTACTGGGCGATTGCCGTTTCAACTATTACAACGCCTTTTGTCATGAATTTGCTCTCTTATCGGGCCGCTCCCTACAGGCCACGTTTTTGCCTATCGGAATGGGTGTTGTTTAAAAATTATGTGGGGTGGAATTCGTTGACACAGCTTATTGGTGCATTGAAATGGCAAATGGATAAGCTCTTGCTTGGATATTTTGTACCCAAGGCAACGCTTGGTCAGTATACGATGGCGTCTGATCTTAACAATATTCCGCTTCAGTCTATTGTTGTGCCTTTGAAACGTCCGGTGCTTGCGTCTTACTCAGCACGTGGTGTAAGGCCACCGGAAGAATTGATGAAGACCTATCTTAAGACATCAAATGCCATGCTGGCTTTTGCCGGGCCGGTTTTTGTTGGGCTCGCGCTTTTGGCTGTGCCCGCTGTATATCTGGTTTTAGGTCCAAAATGGGAAGAGGCAGGAAGCCTTTTGCAATGGATTGCGATTGCAGCATTGCTGACTCTGCCCGTCATTAACCTTGATCAGTTGGCCTTAGCGCTTGATGAAGCGCGTATGCTGACATGGCGCACGGTTTTAGAATTTTGCGTCGCTGTGCCGTTGTTGTTTTTTGGGTGCGTTACTTATGGCGTGATGGGGGTTGTCGGCGCTCGCATTATCGGTGGGTTGTTTACGGTACTTATCAGTATGGAGGCGGTGCGTAAGCTGATTGGGTGTTCTTTTGCCTGTCAAATTATGGTATTGCAACGCACTGTATTTGCTCTTTTCCTTATGGGTGGAAGTTTGTGGTTTTTACGGCCTCTGGTTATTATGGACGATTCTGTGATTGCTTTGGCCTTTAGCCTTGCCGGTGTGGGGTTGGGGGGGCTGTTATTTTACATAGTATCCATTGCTATTTTTTGGCGACTGGCTGGCTATCCTGCCGGTATTGAAGCTGTCGTGTGGGGAAAGGGAGAAAATATACTTTCACAAATGAAAAAGCGGTTGGTTTCCTGA
- a CDS encoding glycosyltransferase family 2 protein: protein MIYPYVIIATKGRAKETYVLLDYLARQTLTPTMTLVVGAEDQDIAGLNDHPMALSGSYEVFVSTKIGLTCQRNAGIEALKTQGAFNGEPNSYFCTFFDDDFRPAPDWLEKAATRFAKGDIVGLTGRVLADGVMSGGYSEEEAAAFLSEQKPPLKHWANQNHESETDCAYGCNMAFLGTAISALRFDENLPLYSWQEDRDFTGQCLRLGRVIRYPDCIGVHMGATGGRTSGLRFGYSQIANLHYLIRKGTVPFRAGFMQAVRNFIANILKTLIPIRRDVDYTGRLRGNLMALFDLSRGRCDPRRITQKEF, encoded by the coding sequence ATGATATATCCCTACGTAATTATTGCCACAAAAGGACGGGCGAAGGAAACATACGTCCTTCTGGATTATCTGGCGCGGCAAACGCTTACCCCCACGATGACTCTTGTCGTCGGAGCGGAAGATCAGGATATTGCCGGATTGAACGATCACCCTATGGCGCTTTCAGGATCTTACGAAGTGTTTGTTTCCACAAAAATCGGATTAACCTGTCAGCGCAACGCAGGAATTGAAGCATTAAAAACCCAAGGCGCTTTTAACGGCGAACCGAATAGTTACTTCTGCACATTTTTCGACGATGATTTCCGGCCCGCGCCCGACTGGCTGGAAAAAGCCGCAACCCGTTTCGCCAAAGGGGATATTGTCGGCCTGACGGGTCGCGTTCTGGCTGACGGCGTGATGAGCGGAGGTTATAGCGAAGAAGAAGCCGCCGCTTTCCTGAGTGAGCAAAAACCTCCCCTTAAACACTGGGCCAACCAGAACCATGAAAGCGAAACAGACTGCGCCTATGGCTGCAATATGGCGTTTCTTGGCACGGCTATCAGCGCTCTGCGCTTTGATGAAAACCTCCCGCTTTATAGCTGGCAGGAAGATCGCGATTTTACCGGCCAATGTTTACGATTAGGCCGCGTAATCCGTTATCCGGATTGTATCGGCGTTCATATGGGCGCAACTGGCGGGCGCACCAGCGGCCTGCGTTTCGGCTATTCGCAAATCGCAAACCTCCATTACCTGATCCGCAAAGGCACTGTGCCGTTCAGGGCCGGGTTTATGCAAGCCGTACGCAATTTTATCGCCAATATCCTGAAAACCCTTATCCCCATCCGCCGCGATGTCGATTATACAGGGCGTCTGCGCGGCAATCTGATGGCTTTGTTTGATCTCTCGCGCGGAAGATGTGATCCACGCCGGATTACACAGAAGGAATTTTGA
- a CDS encoding sulfotransferase family protein: MTANNNRPIHNLVKDCLGFAVSNINGQCEFSKSIFVIAHMRCGSTALSNVLTNHPSISGFGEAHIEYGSRSKLGNLVIRQIKEKSWKHKSDYLFDKILHSSYDKNVCEDFYNSKAIFLAREPEASILSIRNLFERINSKDFCTDQLAADYYIERVSDIIKTWHRFEARNRLGLTHSDLVSGPDAQLNRISAFIGISPPLENKYESRSASTKEGAGDPLSSDKFNKILADGDGTSLSKTRNLEITESTHEKIQSVYKKFIRIIRDDPV; encoded by the coding sequence ATGACAGCAAACAATAACCGTCCTATCCACAATCTCGTAAAGGACTGTTTGGGATTCGCTGTGAGTAACATAAACGGCCAATGTGAGTTTAGTAAATCTATCTTCGTTATTGCACATATGAGGTGCGGCTCAACTGCGCTTAGTAACGTGCTTACAAATCACCCTTCTATAAGTGGTTTTGGAGAGGCTCATATAGAGTATGGAAGTCGGTCAAAACTTGGAAATTTAGTTATACGGCAGATAAAAGAAAAAAGCTGGAAACATAAATCCGACTATTTATTTGATAAAATATTGCACTCGTCTTACGACAAAAATGTTTGTGAAGACTTTTATAATTCAAAAGCGATTTTTTTGGCAAGAGAGCCTGAAGCTTCCATATTGTCCATTCGCAATTTGTTTGAACGAATTAATTCCAAAGATTTTTGTACAGACCAACTGGCTGCGGATTACTATATAGAACGCGTAAGCGACATTATAAAAACCTGGCATCGTTTTGAAGCCAGGAACAGGCTTGGGCTAACGCATAGTGATTTGGTTTCCGGTCCCGATGCGCAGCTTAATAGAATTAGTGCTTTCATTGGAATTTCTCCCCCGCTGGAAAACAAATACGAAAGTCGCAGCGCTTCTACAAAAGAAGGAGCGGGGGACCCTCTTTCTTCTGACAAGTTTAATAAGATTCTAGCCGACGGTGACGGAACGTCGCTCTCAAAAACAAGAAACCTTGAAATTACGGAATCAACACACGAAAAAATACAAAGCGTCTATAAGAAGTTTATACGTATAATCCGTGATGATCCTGTGTAG